A stretch of Pseudoprevotella muciniphila DNA encodes these proteins:
- the trmB gene encoding tRNA (guanosine(46)-N7)-methyltransferase TrmB yields the protein MGKGKLAKFADMANYPHVVEVPFPEEGSDFHLRGKWGTDFFRNHHPIVLELGCGRGEYTVGLGRLFPSKNFIGIDIKGARMWTGATESLKANMTNVGFLRTHIEFIDHFFEADEVSELWLTFSDPQMKKATKRLTSSYFLERYRRFLTDNGTIHVKTDSNFLFTYTKLLVEKNNLPVDFCTEDLYNTLSHTKDAEMQRILGIQTYYEQQWISRGLSIKYIKFHLPQKGVLVEPDVEIPLDEYRSYNRNKRSGLSVSK from the coding sequence ATGGGGAAGGGTAAACTGGCAAAGTTTGCCGATATGGCAAACTACCCACACGTCGTGGAAGTGCCGTTCCCCGAAGAAGGCTCAGACTTCCATCTGCGCGGCAAGTGGGGCACTGATTTCTTCAGGAACCACCACCCCATCGTGCTTGAACTGGGATGCGGACGGGGTGAATATACCGTAGGGCTCGGGAGGCTATTTCCCAGCAAGAATTTCATCGGCATAGATATCAAAGGAGCCCGAATGTGGACCGGCGCCACGGAGTCTCTTAAAGCCAACATGACCAACGTAGGCTTTCTCAGGACGCACATCGAGTTCATCGACCATTTCTTTGAGGCAGATGAAGTCAGCGAACTATGGCTCACCTTCAGCGACCCGCAGATGAAGAAGGCTACGAAGCGCCTCACATCCTCATACTTTCTCGAACGCTACCGACGCTTCCTTACCGACAATGGCACAATCCACGTAAAGACCGACAGCAATTTCCTTTTCACTTATACCAAATTATTGGTTGAAAAGAATAATTTGCCCGTAGATTTTTGTACCGAAGACCTATACAACACACTCTCCCATACGAAAGATGCCGAAATGCAACGCATTCTCGGCATACAGACTTACTATGAACAACAATGGATATCAAGAGGACTTAGCATTAAATATATCAAGTTTCACTTACCCCAAAAAGGCGTTCTTGTGGAACCTGACGTAGAGATTCCTCTTGACGAATACCGCAGTTATAACCGAAACAAAAGGTCAGGGTTAAGTGTGAGTAAATAA
- a CDS encoding S8 family serine peptidase, whose amino-acid sequence MKKRLIAMAVAMIATTGFAQIFTSTTQPEKTYKYRVYLHDKADCGYSVENPEAFLSQKAIERRKKFNLAVDEHDLPVSANYIAAIQKTGARVCNVSKWNNTAVVEVKKEKTMDKVSRLAFVDSVKLVYSSPKSLTLPSVRDNVTDRTEKREDFYGAGKRQIELINGQKLHEAGFKGEGMTIAVIDGGFHNADKIAGLASVNILGTKNFVRPDMDTYLDGSHGMMVLSCIGANVPNVLVGTAPGASFYLLQSEDGATEFPVEEDNWCAAVEFADSLGVDVITSSLGYNTFDDVSLNHTHATLDGVTAINSRSASLAASRGLMVLNSAGNSGNKPWRKIGTPADGKDMLAVGAVRADGYATSFTSQGFAADGRVKPDAMAMGQSCRAFDTDGSITHVDGTSFSCPILCGAVTCLMQAFPDKRPELIIDAIHRAGDRYDNPDEIYGYGIPDMWKAYEILKNQ is encoded by the coding sequence ATGAAGAAAAGACTCATCGCCATGGCAGTTGCCATGATTGCCACAACAGGTTTCGCACAGATTTTCACCTCGACCACACAGCCTGAAAAGACTTATAAATACCGTGTATATCTGCACGACAAAGCAGACTGCGGGTATAGTGTGGAAAACCCTGAGGCTTTCCTCTCTCAGAAAGCCATCGAACGACGCAAAAAGTTCAACCTTGCCGTTGATGAGCACGACCTGCCTGTAAGCGCCAACTACATTGCCGCTATTCAAAAGACAGGCGCAAGGGTTTGCAACGTCAGCAAATGGAACAACACCGCCGTTGTCGAAGTAAAGAAAGAAAAGACAATGGACAAGGTGAGCCGCCTGGCATTCGTTGACTCAGTGAAATTGGTTTATTCCTCACCAAAGAGTCTCACGCTGCCTTCTGTACGCGACAACGTAACCGACAGAACGGAGAAGAGAGAAGACTTCTATGGCGCCGGCAAACGACAGATAGAACTGATAAATGGTCAGAAACTCCACGAAGCAGGCTTCAAGGGCGAAGGCATGACCATCGCCGTCATCGACGGCGGGTTCCATAATGCAGACAAGATAGCAGGGCTCGCCTCTGTAAACATTCTGGGCACAAAGAATTTCGTGCGCCCTGACATGGACACCTACCTTGACGGTTCGCATGGCATGATGGTGCTCTCATGTATAGGTGCCAACGTGCCTAACGTGCTTGTCGGAACAGCCCCAGGCGCTTCGTTCTATCTCCTGCAAAGCGAAGACGGCGCAACGGAGTTTCCCGTAGAGGAGGACAACTGGTGCGCAGCAGTGGAATTTGCAGACAGCCTTGGTGTTGACGTTATAACGAGTTCACTTGGATACAATACTTTCGACGACGTTTCGCTCAACCATACCCATGCCACACTTGATGGTGTCACAGCCATCAACAGCCGCTCTGCATCGTTGGCTGCAAGTCGTGGTTTAATGGTACTTAACAGTGCCGGCAACAGCGGAAACAAACCTTGGAGAAAAATAGGCACTCCTGCCGATGGCAAAGACATGCTGGCCGTAGGTGCTGTGCGTGCTGACGGCTATGCCACCAGTTTCACTTCTCAAGGCTTTGCTGCCGACGGCAGAGTAAAACCTGACGCGATGGCGATGGGGCAATCGTGCCGTGCATTCGACACTGATGGCAGCATCACTCACGTAGATGGCACATCCTTCTCATGTCCCATACTTTGCGGAGCAGTAACCTGCCTGATGCAGGCATTCCCCGACAAACGCCCTGAACTGATTATCGATGCCATACACCGCGCAGGAGACCGATACGACAATCCTGATGAAATTTATGGGTATGGCATACCCGACATGTGGAAGGCATACGAAATACTGAAAAACCAATAA
- a CDS encoding PstS family phosphate ABC transporter substrate-binding protein: MKKLFYLFSAVILCFSCTGKTNTDAKAVLSKDEVKVAIDETFAPIMEEELGSFSLLHPDADTLPIYCSEDSAVRMFLSDSVHMAIITRKISKEEEQYLKSRSYKLMQAPIASDAFALIVNSQNNDTLIALEEVKGIVNGSIKQWNQLANSNRSGDIKLVFDKSGSSTVRYMKDSLNNGKDLAPNAFAQGSAEKVIEAVNHDPNVIGVVGVDWLKERGDSTLANFNGLGFNVMKVSALPLASAQYKHPYQYYIATGAYPLVRRVYAVCKDPLVKSKLKLFYHFLKGERGQLIICKNSQLLPNSPVFVKSVAIKN; the protein is encoded by the coding sequence ATGAAGAAGTTATTTTATTTGTTTTCAGCAGTAATATTGTGCTTTTCCTGCACAGGCAAGACGAATACTGATGCCAAGGCAGTGCTGTCGAAAGACGAAGTGAAAGTTGCTATCGATGAAACTTTTGCACCTATCATGGAGGAAGAACTGGGCTCCTTTTCGCTGCTTCATCCCGATGCCGACACCTTGCCCATTTATTGTTCTGAAGACAGCGCTGTGCGCATGTTCCTGTCCGACTCTGTTCACATGGCAATCATTACACGCAAAATTTCAAAAGAAGAGGAGCAATACCTCAAGAGCCGCTCCTACAAGTTGATGCAGGCACCCATTGCGTCTGATGCCTTTGCGTTGATTGTCAATTCTCAGAATAACGACACACTCATTGCGCTCGAAGAAGTGAAGGGTATTGTCAACGGGTCTATCAAGCAATGGAACCAACTTGCCAATTCCAACCGCTCAGGCGACATTAAACTCGTTTTCGACAAATCAGGATCGAGCACAGTTCGCTATATGAAAGACTCTCTGAATAATGGCAAGGACCTTGCCCCGAATGCCTTTGCGCAAGGCAGCGCAGAGAAAGTGATTGAAGCCGTGAATCACGACCCCAATGTGATAGGTGTGGTAGGTGTTGATTGGCTGAAGGAAAGAGGCGACTCTACGCTCGCCAATTTCAATGGGCTGGGTTTCAATGTGATGAAGGTCAGTGCGCTACCGCTTGCAAGTGCGCAATACAAACATCCGTATCAGTATTATATTGCCACGGGTGCTTACCCACTTGTGCGTCGTGTCTATGCCGTATGTAAAGACCCGCTTGTCAAGAGCAAACTCAAACTTTTCTACCACTTCCTCAAGGGTGAGCGCGGGCAACTCATCATTTGCAAAAACTCGCAGTTGCTTCCCAATAGCCCTGTCTTTGTCAAGAGTGTGGCGATAAAGAATTAA
- a CDS encoding energy transducer TonB yields the protein MAKIDLKSKEWVDLIFEGRNKEYGAYRLRKNAGKRTLYAVIWVAVGIVAILMAVGLYMGVSAAIASISDDSATELSNLEYEDKKQDEKKEEEKKDEPKQIEKPKQEEQVQQTEVQQDQPKQAEVAPPKLAQDLQQLTNVVVKKDNEVNKESVMKAQDDVMKNTAAISDRAFKGVKGGDFATSKDYITNDRNAGVTGNKFSGPGKKESTGTAPKLDVKNVAKNAAKDDSHIERHPAVEAKYPGNWIQYLQSHLKYPAIAIEQEVQGIVRIEFVVGKDGSISQMKVLKSLSKECDAEAMRVIRSAKWTPGKDEQGNAITSIKVQEVQYVLQ from the coding sequence ATGGCAAAGATAGATTTAAAATCAAAAGAATGGGTTGACCTCATTTTCGAAGGCCGTAACAAGGAGTATGGTGCCTATAGACTGCGTAAGAACGCAGGTAAGCGTACTTTGTACGCTGTGATATGGGTGGCTGTCGGTATTGTTGCTATTCTTATGGCAGTAGGTCTCTATATGGGTGTTAGCGCTGCTATCGCTTCCATAAGTGATGATTCTGCCACCGAACTTTCCAACCTCGAATATGAGGACAAGAAACAAGACGAGAAGAAAGAAGAGGAGAAGAAGGACGAGCCCAAGCAGATTGAAAAGCCCAAGCAGGAGGAACAGGTACAGCAGACCGAAGTACAGCAAGACCAGCCCAAACAGGCTGAGGTGGCTCCTCCTAAACTTGCTCAGGACCTCCAGCAGTTGACCAACGTAGTCGTAAAGAAGGACAACGAAGTTAACAAGGAGAGTGTCATGAAGGCTCAGGATGACGTCATGAAGAACACTGCAGCTATATCCGACCGCGCCTTCAAGGGTGTGAAGGGTGGCGACTTTGCTACTTCTAAAGACTATATTACGAACGACCGCAATGCAGGTGTAACAGGCAACAAGTTCTCTGGCCCCGGTAAGAAGGAGAGTACGGGTACCGCCCCGAAACTCGACGTGAAGAACGTGGCTAAGAACGCAGCAAAGGACGACTCACACATCGAGCGTCACCCGGCTGTTGAAGCCAAGTATCCTGGTAACTGGATACAGTACTTGCAGTCGCACCTGAAGTACCCGGCCATTGCCATTGAGCAGGAGGTGCAGGGTATCGTAAGAATCGAGTTCGTAGTAGGCAAGGACGGTTCCATCTCGCAGATGAAGGTCCTCAAGTCTCTTTCCAAGGAGTGCGATGCAGAAGCCATGCGCGTTATTCGCAGTGCCAAGTGGACGCCGGGTAAGGACGAGCAAGGTAACGCTATTACTTCAATCAAGGTTCAGGAAGTGCAGTATGTGCTCCAGTAA
- a CDS encoding branched-chain amino acid aminotransferase has protein sequence MDSFDWGNLPFGYIKTNYNVRCYWRNGEWGEIEVSSSEIINIHMAATCLHYGQEAFEGQKAFRCPDGKIRIFRIEENAARLQSTSRGILMPEVPTELFVEMTKKVIKLNEEFIPPYESGASLYIRPLLLGTGEQVGVHPADEYLFLIFVTPVGPYFKGGFATNDYAIVRNFDRAAPLGTGIYKVGGNYAASLLANKLAHDAGYASEFYLDAKEKKYIDECGAANFFGIKNNTYVTPESTSILPSITNMSMQQLAIDLGMKVERRQIPEDELETFEEAGAVGTAAVISPIGKIVDLQSGKEYVISKDGKPGPISEKLYNKFRNIQYGIEPDIHGWNTVID, from the coding sequence ATGGATTCATTTGATTGGGGCAATTTGCCTTTCGGTTACATCAAAACAAACTACAACGTACGTTGCTATTGGCGCAACGGAGAATGGGGAGAAATAGAAGTTTCCTCTTCTGAAATCATCAACATACACATGGCGGCGACATGTCTTCACTACGGCCAAGAAGCGTTCGAAGGACAGAAGGCTTTTCGCTGCCCCGACGGAAAAATTCGCATCTTCCGCATCGAAGAGAACGCAGCACGCCTGCAAAGCACGAGCCGAGGCATCTTGATGCCGGAAGTACCCACGGAACTTTTCGTGGAAATGACAAAGAAAGTCATCAAACTCAACGAGGAATTCATACCGCCTTACGAAAGCGGAGCATCGCTCTACATACGCCCGCTGCTCCTCGGCACTGGAGAACAGGTTGGGGTACATCCTGCCGACGAATACCTCTTCCTCATTTTCGTCACACCTGTAGGACCTTACTTCAAAGGCGGATTTGCCACGAACGATTATGCCATTGTCAGGAATTTTGACCGCGCTGCACCGCTCGGCACAGGCATATACAAGGTGGGAGGCAACTATGCAGCATCGCTCCTTGCCAACAAGTTAGCCCACGATGCCGGATATGCCAGTGAGTTCTACCTCGATGCAAAGGAGAAGAAATACATCGACGAATGTGGCGCAGCCAACTTCTTCGGCATCAAGAACAACACATACGTCACACCTGAGTCCACTTCCATCCTGCCATCGATTACCAACATGAGCATGCAGCAACTTGCCATCGACCTTGGCATGAAGGTGGAACGCCGACAGATTCCGGAAGACGAACTCGAGACCTTCGAGGAGGCAGGAGCAGTAGGCACTGCTGCAGTAATCAGTCCTATCGGCAAGATTGTCGATCTGCAGAGCGGAAAAGAATATGTCATCTCGAAGGACGGCAAACCAGGTCCCATCAGCGAAAAACTTTACAACAAGTTCCGCAACATACAGTACGGCATAGAGCCCGACATTCATGGGTGGAACACCGTAATAGATTGA
- the porT gene encoding type IX secretion/gliding motility protein PorT/SprT, which translates to MTHIRKVFVLMLLMLIGAGTTFAQERKLQNKPYIDQRRLHYGFFIGMHDQGLSLENAGAIDPATGKQWTVKNDHANFGFHVGVLGELKLHENLALRVVPTLYFGSKHFEFFDQSTGEKQSQDMKSTYISVPVHLKVTAPRWNNYRPYVVGGVNMAYDLTTGKHTLLRTNAFNPMVEVGLGCDFYLPFFKLIPELKFSFGLGNVLDKKRDDLMESSDIIYTNAVNKATTNMVTLTLYFE; encoded by the coding sequence ATGACACATATAAGAAAGGTTTTTGTCCTCATGCTTCTGATGCTTATCGGGGCAGGGACTACGTTTGCACAGGAGCGCAAGTTGCAGAATAAGCCTTACATAGACCAGCGCCGGCTGCACTATGGCTTCTTTATCGGTATGCACGACCAGGGGCTTTCATTGGAGAATGCGGGTGCTATAGATCCTGCTACGGGCAAACAGTGGACGGTGAAGAACGACCATGCCAACTTTGGGTTCCATGTGGGTGTGTTGGGCGAACTGAAATTGCATGAAAACCTGGCGCTGCGCGTCGTTCCTACGCTATATTTCGGTTCGAAACATTTTGAGTTTTTTGACCAGAGTACGGGCGAGAAACAGTCGCAGGATATGAAGTCAACCTATATTTCTGTTCCTGTCCACCTAAAGGTAACTGCACCGCGCTGGAACAATTACCGCCCATATGTGGTAGGGGGTGTGAACATGGCTTACGACCTTACCACAGGTAAGCACACCCTGCTCCGCACGAATGCTTTCAACCCAATGGTGGAAGTGGGACTTGGCTGCGATTTCTACCTGCCTTTCTTCAAACTCATACCTGAACTGAAATTCAGTTTCGGTCTCGGTAATGTTCTTGACAAGAAGCGCGACGACCTGATGGAGAGCAGCGACATTATCTATACTAATGCCGTGAATAAAGCCACTACCAATATGGTAACGCTGACGCTCTATTTCGAGTAA
- a CDS encoding ExbD/TolR family protein: MGRFKINKQDTFIDMTPMSDVMVLLLTFFMLTATFVKEEPVKVVAPGSVSEIKIPESNLLTIFVEKNGKVFMNLDSPAHMQAMADNMSNKLNLTPAEMKDFVQVPMFGTPIGAVKSWLKQDPQVRNKTLTDDPKAGIPCDTTSSDELRVWVEAARKGCGDDMRIAIKADKNTSYAVIKKVMASLRAIHENKYNLITALKNEE; encoded by the coding sequence ATGGGACGATTTAAAATCAATAAACAAGACACGTTCATCGACATGACGCCGATGAGCGACGTCATGGTCCTGCTGCTTACCTTCTTTATGCTTACTGCAACATTCGTCAAGGAAGAACCGGTAAAGGTCGTAGCCCCCGGCTCTGTGTCTGAAATCAAAATTCCCGAGAGCAACCTGCTCACCATCTTCGTAGAGAAGAATGGCAAGGTTTTTATGAATCTGGATTCACCTGCACACATGCAGGCTATGGCCGATAATATGAGCAACAAACTGAACCTGACCCCTGCAGAAATGAAAGATTTTGTACAGGTGCCTATGTTCGGTACGCCCATCGGCGCTGTGAAGTCCTGGCTCAAGCAAGACCCTCAAGTGCGTAACAAGACATTGACGGATGATCCCAAGGCGGGCATTCCCTGCGACACTACATCGAGTGATGAACTTCGTGTATGGGTAGAGGCTGCACGTAAAGGTTGTGGCGATGATATGCGTATCGCCATTAAGGCTGATAAAAACACTTCATACGCTGTCATTAAGAAGGTAATGGCTTCATTACGAGCCATTCACGAGAATAAGTATAATTTGATTACTGCACTCAAAAACGAAGAATAA
- a CDS encoding ExbD/TolR family protein yields the protein MAKTGKSKQKKMNARVDFTPMVDMIMLLVTFFMLCTTLIKPQTMEIAMPADLETNEENSTQVEESKAVTLLLDEGDAIYYFEGIPGQATPEKTTYGKGGVRDKLLRKNQVAYQKIQQLKKEFQLQQSSDPQTFAKNKEAYEAKVKEITGGDDTPNVIIKASDKATYYNLVDALDEMKICNIGKFMINDFTEDDQKILDEAKGIGTPTNQ from the coding sequence ATGGCAAAGACTGGTAAAAGTAAACAGAAAAAAATGAATGCCCGCGTCGACTTTACGCCGATGGTGGACATGATCATGTTGCTTGTCACGTTCTTCATGCTGTGTACCACGCTCATCAAGCCACAGACCATGGAAATTGCCATGCCTGCCGACTTGGAGACAAATGAGGAAAACAGTACACAGGTAGAGGAGTCAAAAGCAGTGACACTTCTTCTCGACGAAGGCGATGCTATCTATTATTTCGAAGGAATACCCGGTCAGGCTACTCCCGAAAAGACCACCTATGGTAAAGGTGGCGTTCGCGACAAACTGCTCCGCAAGAACCAAGTTGCCTATCAGAAGATTCAGCAACTGAAGAAGGAGTTCCAACTCCAGCAGAGTTCTGACCCGCAGACTTTCGCAAAGAACAAAGAAGCATACGAAGCCAAAGTGAAGGAGATTACAGGTGGCGACGACACGCCAAATGTGATTATCAAAGCATCGGACAAAGCAACATACTACAATCTTGTAGATGCACTTGACGAAATGAAAATTTGCAACATCGGTAAGTTCATGATCAACGACTTTACTGAAGATGACCAGAAGATACTCGATGAAGCAAAAGGTATAGGAACACCAACAAACCAATAA
- the xseB gene encoding exodeoxyribonuclease VII small subunit has protein sequence MEKQTYTEAIERVEEIVSELESGQLDIDDVSTRLKEAQQLLKFCKTRLNKVENDVKKILEDGEG, from the coding sequence ATGGAAAAACAAACCTACACAGAAGCCATTGAGCGCGTGGAGGAAATCGTCAGCGAACTCGAGAGCGGACAACTCGACATCGACGACGTCAGCACACGCCTTAAAGAAGCACAACAACTGCTGAAATTCTGCAAAACACGCCTTAACAAGGTGGAAAACGACGTAAAAAAGATTCTCGAAGATGGGGAAGGGTAA
- the xseA gene encoding exodeoxyribonuclease VII large subunit — MEHLSLTEFNALIRETIALQFRHSYWITAELSDVHVAANGHCYMTLIEKAEKSNQIVARANAHIWKSLYPMLSLLFRNGTGMELESGLKILAEVQIDFHDIYGLSLNIVGIDPTYTLGDQARQRQEILDQLEKDGVIDLNKELPLPRPLNRIAVISSNGAAGYGDFLRQIQESGLHFRVRLFEAVMQGNQVEPSIIAALEEIAKETDCWDAVAIIRGGGSTSDLMGFESYLLAANVAQFPLPILTGIGHERDDTVIDFVANTRLKTPTAVAAFLIERQQRECDLVDDLGQRLLEGVSSLIDNDRQWLKNTSLRLQTAAIDVIRREERRFHACEQSLQMASATFSRQRLTQLQQFTTRLHTATLRQLQNARISMEILPQRIRHAANDLFKDQQNAITRAENSLKILDPQNTLKRGFSITTHNGKALHSTDTLKPGDRITTRLEHGYIESEVESISHKKKP, encoded by the coding sequence GTGGAGCATCTGTCGCTGACCGAGTTCAATGCGCTCATAAGAGAGACCATTGCGCTACAGTTCCGGCATTCCTATTGGATTACTGCCGAACTGAGTGATGTACACGTGGCTGCAAACGGCCATTGCTACATGACACTCATCGAGAAGGCAGAAAAGTCGAACCAGATAGTGGCACGAGCCAATGCTCACATCTGGAAGTCGCTATACCCCATGCTCTCACTCCTTTTTAGGAATGGTACGGGCATGGAACTGGAGTCGGGCCTGAAGATTCTTGCGGAAGTACAGATTGATTTCCACGACATTTACGGGCTGTCGCTAAACATCGTAGGCATCGACCCGACCTACACACTCGGCGACCAGGCACGGCAGCGGCAGGAGATACTCGACCAACTGGAGAAGGACGGCGTAATCGACCTGAACAAGGAACTACCCCTACCCCGCCCGCTCAACCGCATAGCAGTGATTTCGAGCAACGGGGCAGCAGGCTACGGCGACTTTTTGAGACAGATACAGGAATCCGGGCTTCACTTCCGCGTCAGGCTCTTCGAGGCCGTGATGCAGGGCAATCAGGTAGAGCCGAGCATCATCGCAGCACTCGAGGAAATAGCAAAAGAAACAGACTGCTGGGATGCGGTGGCAATAATACGCGGCGGAGGAAGCACTTCCGACCTCATGGGCTTCGAGTCCTATCTGCTTGCGGCAAACGTGGCGCAATTCCCACTACCCATTCTGACAGGCATTGGCCATGAGCGGGACGACACCGTTATCGACTTCGTGGCTAACACACGCCTGAAGACGCCTACGGCTGTGGCAGCCTTCCTCATAGAGCGACAGCAGAGAGAATGCGACCTTGTAGATGACCTCGGGCAACGCCTTCTCGAAGGTGTTTCATCGCTCATCGACAACGACAGGCAATGGCTAAAAAACACCTCACTACGTCTGCAGACAGCAGCCATTGACGTCATAAGGCGAGAAGAACGAAGATTTCATGCGTGCGAGCAAAGCCTGCAGATGGCATCAGCAACGTTCTCGCGGCAAAGGCTCACGCAACTGCAGCAATTCACCACACGCCTGCACACCGCAACCCTACGACAGTTGCAAAACGCACGCATTAGCATGGAAATCCTGCCTCAACGCATACGTCATGCCGCCAACGACCTGTTCAAGGACCAGCAAAATGCCATCACCCGAGCAGAGAATTCATTAAAAATCCTTGACCCGCAAAACACACTGAAACGCGGGTTCAGCATAACGACACACAACGGAAAAGCCCTGCACAGCACCGATACATTAAAACCCGGCGACCGCATCACCACACGGCTCGAACATGGCTACATTGAGAGCGAAGTGGAGAGCATCTCACATAAAAAGAAACCCTGA
- a CDS encoding MotA/TolQ/ExbB proton channel family protein has product METKNTNAPQSAPKAPAKAAPKAPKAAPVKKESKGFTGIKSGLSVICACAVLAVCIYLFIFGAIGNFQGGESAGAPFSFLTSGDVELSPANLMGTVYKGGFVVPIIWTLLLTVIALAIERFFALRTAYGKESLAKFVAKIKSALTKHDLEGAKKVCDAQKGSVAAVVGATLKKYAEMDSNERLTKEQKLLAIRQELEEATALEMPMLQENMPIIGTIVSLGTLTGLLGTVLGMIRSFGAMNAGEGGADSAALATGISEALVNTASGIATGAVATIAYNYYTNKIDRLTFSLDEVGFSIVETFNATH; this is encoded by the coding sequence ATGGAAACAAAAAACACGAATGCACCTCAGAGTGCACCTAAGGCCCCTGCAAAGGCAGCGCCTAAGGCTCCCAAAGCCGCTCCTGTAAAGAAGGAAAGCAAAGGCTTTACCGGCATCAAATCCGGTTTGTCTGTAATCTGCGCATGCGCTGTTCTTGCTGTATGTATCTACCTGTTTATTTTCGGTGCCATTGGCAACTTCCAGGGTGGCGAATCTGCAGGTGCTCCGTTCTCTTTCTTGACAAGCGGTGACGTAGAACTCAGTCCTGCGAACCTTATGGGTACGGTTTACAAAGGTGGTTTCGTTGTGCCTATCATCTGGACACTTCTCCTCACTGTAATCGCCCTTGCTATTGAGCGTTTCTTTGCGCTTCGCACTGCTTATGGTAAAGAAAGCCTGGCTAAGTTCGTTGCTAAAATCAAGAGCGCGCTCACAAAGCACGACCTCGAAGGTGCAAAGAAAGTTTGCGATGCTCAGAAGGGTTCTGTTGCAGCAGTAGTAGGCGCTACTCTGAAGAAATATGCAGAAATGGACAGCAACGAGCGTCTGACCAAGGAGCAGAAACTTCTTGCTATCCGTCAGGAACTTGAAGAGGCTACTGCTCTCGAAATGCCTATGCTTCAGGAAAACATGCCTATCATCGGTACTATCGTATCTCTCGGTACACTTACCGGTCTTCTCGGTACGGTGCTCGGTATGATCCGTTCATTCGGCGCTATGAACGCTGGTGAAGGTGGTGCTGACTCAGCTGCACTTGCTACCGGTATTTCCGAGGCTCTTGTAAATACGGCTTCCGGTATTGCAACTGGTGCTGTTGCTACAATCGCTTACAACTACTACACAAATAAGATTGACCGTTTGACTTTCAGCCTCGACGAAGTAGGCTTCTCAATTGTAGAAACTTTCAACGCAACCCACTAA